A section of the Rhea pennata isolate bPtePen1 chromosome 24, bPtePen1.pri, whole genome shotgun sequence genome encodes:
- the NKAPD1 gene encoding uncharacterized protein NKAPD1, whose product MSRVPVGKVLLRNVIRHTGAHNKIQEESEMWKIREWEKQTEETYWRKQSRMLSDTSSSRMRSDGFDEESHRADWKAKNSHFLDPIEDDLLRARSWNKKLYECEANMPDRWGHSGYKELYPEEFDTDSDQQEGDEQNAINGKKKTHLGKQPARESHKRKKTKKSHKKKQKKRSHKKRKKKKKEQVRTSSDSSQESECSEETSGTRKGKHKRKKKTRKVPARKPASSSGQESDFSHASSSTTSSSEDSESEEKKEKCPPKKRKKRHNSVSERSNEVPEKRSKRKNWKVAADEKSEDSSDED is encoded by the exons ATGTCGCGGGTGCCGgtggggaaggtgctgctgcggaACGTGATCCGCCACACGGGCGCGCACAACAAG ATTCAGGAAGAGtcagaaatgtggaaaatacGGGAGTGGGAGAAGCAGACAGAAGAGACTTACTGGAGGAAGCAAAGCAGAATGCTGTCTGACACCTCCAG cagtcgGATGCGCAGTGACGGTTTTGATGAGGAGAGCCACAGGGCCGACTGGAAGGCCAAGAACTCGCATTTTCTTGACCCCATCGAAGATGATCTCCTTAGGGCCCGGTCGTGGAATAAAAAGCTCTATGAATGTGAAGCTAACATGCCGGACAG ATGGGGTCATAGTGGCTATAAAGAGTTGTACCCCGAAGAATTCGATACGGACAG TGACCAGCAAGAAGGAGATGAACAAAATGCCATCaatgggaagaagaaaactCATCTGGGAAAGCAACCTGCCCGTGAGTCTCACAAacggaaaaaaacaaagaaatcacacaagaagaaacaaaaaaaacggtcacacaaaaaaagaaagaaaaagaaaaaggagcaggtGAGAACATCATCAGACTCTTCCCAGGAGAGCGAGTGCTCGGAAGAGACTTCAGGCACCCGGAAGGGGAAACACAAGCGCAAGAAAAAGACCAGAAAAGTGCCTGCCAGGAAACCTGCCTCTTCTTCTGGGCAGGAAAGTGACTTTTCCCATGCAAGCAGCTcaaccaccagcagctctgaggaCAGTGaatctgaggagaaaaaagagaaatgccccccaaaaaagagaaagaaaaggcacaaTTCTGTGTCGGAGAGGAGCAATGAAGTACCAGAGAAGAGGAGCAAGAGGAAGAACTGGAAAGTGGCAGCTGATGAGAAATCAGAGGATAGCTCAGATGAGGACTGA
- the PIH1D2 gene encoding PIH1 domain-containing protein 2, with the protein MAAGEMAAEAAQLWSLLDDLAESDPEAYGRLLRQERAEARRLCAPPQPRLCVRVRAAGAAARPLFVNVCGWSRIPAPRTPAGPVPVGAGALRDVAEAAEHYSIIDVAYNPEVLQKAEENPEEMEHLVLLTLKFIEEQCSLTLSRSYNIETFKLKGSLERMQQSLKGKQMPTAPLSQNTGKELTLEQLLHSMEVEDHINDPVLLQESVKQSKAHLIEEITSTELPEELSTPVYEMLTVKDTNKKPLKIELKIELPKVSSVSECDLSISKDDVIIEVSEKYKLQLDLPELVDEETTTAVFNKGKGVLLITMPVAKPEH; encoded by the exons ATGGCGGCGGGCGAGAtggcggcggaggcggcgcagCTGTGGTCGCTGCTGGACGACCTGGCGGAGAGCGACCCGGAGGCCTACGGCCGCCTCCTGCGGCAGGAGCGCGCCGAGGCGCGGCGGCTCTgcgccccgccgcagccgcgccTGTGCGTGCGGGTCCGCGCCGCG GGCGCCGCCGCGAGGCCGCTCTTCGTTAACGTGTGCGGCTGGAGCAGGATCCCGGCGCCGCGGACACCCGCCGGCCCCGTGCCCGTcggcgccggggcgctgcgggaCGTCGCAGAGGCGGCAG AACATTACAGCATTATAGACGTTGCATATAACCCGGAGgttcttcagaaagcagaagaaaacccaGAAGAAATGGAACACTTGGTCCTTTTGACACTTAAATTCATTGAGGAACAATGCAGCCTTACTCTTTCACGTTCCTACAATATTGAAACATTCAAACTGAAAgggagcctggaaaggatgcagCAAAGCctgaaaggaaagcagatgcCAACTGCACCTCTCAGCCAGAACACAGGGAAGG AACTGACTCTTGAGCAGCTGTTACACAGTATGGAAGTTGAGGACCACATCAATGatcctgtgctgctgcaggaaagtgTTAAACAGTCTAAAGCGCATCTGATAGAAGAAATTACCAGTACAGAATTGCCAGAGGAGCTAAGTACACCCGTCTATGAAATGCTCACTGTGAAGGATACAAACAAGAAACCACTAAAGATTGAGCTGAAAATTGAATTGCCTAAGGTTAGCTCTGTTTCTGAGTGTGATCTGAGTATTTCAAAG GATGATGTAATCATTGAGGtctctgaaaaatacaaactacAACTAGATCTACCAGAATTAGTGGATGAAGAAACAACTACAGCAGTATTTAACAAAGGAAAAGGGGTACTGCTCATCACAATGCCAGTTGCCAAGCCAGAACATTAA
- the DLAT gene encoding dihydrolipoyllysine-residue acetyltransferase component of pyruvate dehydrogenase complex, mitochondrial encodes MWRVLARRVVRAAPGAAGPARGCRALGGGAAAARPGRGPARGGGRLGPGPGPGPAARPGGLLLPPAWPRLVPRRCCSLPAHQKVALPALSPTMQMGTIARWEKKEGDKISEGELIAEVETDKATVGFESVEECYLAKILVPEGTRDVPIGAIICITVEKPEHVDAFKNYILDSAASAPPAAAVPPPPAAAPSPPSQPSPQAPGSSYPPHMQVTLPALSPTMTMGTVQRWEKKVGEKLNEGDLLAEIETDKATIGFEVQEEGYLAKILVPEGTRDVPLGTPLCIIVEKESDIPAFADYRETGVVDLKPQAAVPPPPPPVMATPAAAPPPQPAAPPTPAVGAAVPPPQKGRVLVSPLAKKLAAEKGINLAQVKGTGPDGRITKKDVESFVPPKVAPAPAVEAVPAAAAVAAAPVGTFTDIPISNIRRVIAQRLMQSKQTIPHYYLSIDINMGKVLVLRKELNQEVSDNIKLSVNDFIIKASALACLKVPEANSSWMDTVIRQNHVVDVSVAVSTPAGLITPIVFNAHIKGLASISKDVVSLATKAREGKLQPHEFQGGTFTVSNLGMYGVKNFSAIINPPQACILAVGSSEKRLVPADNEKGFDVASVMSVTLSCDHRVVDGAVGAQWLVEFKNFLEKPVTMLL; translated from the exons ATGTGGCGGGTGTTGGCGCGGCGCGTGGTCCGAgcagcgccgggggccgccggccccgcgcggggctgccgggcgcttggcggcggcgcggcggcggcgcggccgggccggggcccagcgcggggcggcggcaggctcggccccggccccggccccggccccgcggctcggcccggggggctgctgctgccgcccgcctGGCCGCGGCTCGTCCCGCGCCGCTGCTGCAGCCTCCCGGCGCACCAGAAG gtGGCCCTGCCGGCGTTGTCCCCCACCATGCAGATGGGCACCATCGCGCGCTGGGAGAAGAAGGAGGGCGACAAGATCAGCGAAGGGGAGCTCATAGCAGAG GTGGAGACAGACAAAGCCACAGTTGGCTTTGAGAGTGTGGAGGAATGTTACTTAGCCAAGATCCTGGTGCCAGaaggaacaagggatgtgccTATTGGGGCCATAATATGTATCACAGTTGAAAA GCCTGAACATGTTGAtgcctttaaaaattacatactggattctgcagcatctgccccccctgcagcagcagtgcctcctcctccagctgcagctccctcGCCACCATCTCAGCCTTCTCCTCAGGCGCCTGGCAGCTCTTACCCTCCTCATATGCAG GTCACTCTCCCTGCACTGTCACCTACGATGACAATGGGCACAGTGCAGAGGTGGGAGAAGAAGGTTGGGGAGAAACTGAATGAAGGAGACTTACTGGCAGAAATTGAGACAGATAAAGCCACAATAG GCTTTGAAGTGCAGGAAGAAGGGTATTTGGCAAAAATTTTAGTGCCTGaaggaacaagggatgtgccACTAGGAACACCTCTCTGCATCATTGTGGAGAAAGAGTCTGATATTCCAGCCTTTGCTGACTACCGGGAGACTGGAGTAGTTGACTTGAAGCCACAAGCTGCtgttccccctcctcctccacca GTGATGGcaactcctgctgctgctcctcctccgCAGCCTGCTGCTCCTCCCACTCCAGCTGTCGGGGCAGCTGTGCCTCCTCCCCAGAAAGGAAGGGTCCTAGTTAGTCCCCTGGCAAAGAAACTGGCAGCAGAAAAAGGAATCAACCTCGCCCAGGTGAAAG GTACTGGACCAGATGGTAGAATCACCAAGAAAGATGTGGAGTCATTTGTGCCACCCAAAGTTGCTCCT GCCCCAGCAGTAGAGGCAGtacctgcagctgctgcagttgcaGCAGCACCAGTAGGGACCTTCACGGATATCCCTATCAGCAACATTCGGAGG GTCATCGCTCAGCGGTTGATGCAGTCCAAACAAACTATACCTCACTACTACCTGTCTATTGATATAAACATGGGAAAAGTACTGGTGCTAAGAAAAGAACTCAATCAG GAGGTCTCGGATAATATTAAGCTTTCTGTTAATGACTTCATAATTAAAGCTTCGGCTCTGGCGTGCTTGAAGGTGCCTGAGGCTAATTCTTCATGGATGGACACAGTTATTAGGCA AAATCACGTTGTGGATGTTAGTGTTGCAGTGAGTACTCCTGCAGGACTTATAACCCCTATTGTGTTTAATGCACATATAAAGGGCCTGGCTTCCATCAGTAAGGATGTTGTTTCTTTGGCAACCAAAGCCCGAGAAGGTAAACTTCAGCCACACGAATTCCAG GGTGGCACTTTCACAGTTTCCAATTTAGGAATGTATGGGGTTAAGAATTTCTCTGCCATAATCAATCCACCTCAAGCCTGCATTCTTGCAGTTGGTTCCTCAGAGAAAAGGCTGGTGCCAGCAGATAATGAGAAGGG atttgatGTGGCTAGTGTGATGTCCGTTACACTTAGTTGTGACCATCGTGTTGTGGATGGAGCAGTTGGAGCACAATGGCTTGTTGAATTCAAGAATTTCCTTGAAAAGCCAGTAACGATGCTTCTATAA